The following proteins come from a genomic window of Gordonia westfalica:
- a CDS encoding DUF4189 domain-containing protein, which translates to MTLRRRFAVAALSLTAAASALVAPAVTEQAPADAAYNYYGALALSTSTGAVGRALDYPSYSAASAAARQYCPASDCKVVAQFVNGCGAIATSPSYWGYGTAPRLYTAQSTALYYAGGGSIYYWACTSNHG; encoded by the coding sequence ATGACCCTGCGCAGACGATTCGCCGTGGCCGCCCTGTCGCTGACCGCCGCGGCCTCCGCACTCGTGGCACCGGCCGTGACGGAACAGGCCCCGGCCGATGCCGCCTACAACTACTACGGAGCGCTCGCACTCTCGACGTCGACCGGCGCCGTGGGCCGGGCTCTCGACTACCCGTCGTACAGCGCGGCCTCCGCGGCGGCCCGGCAGTACTGCCCCGCGTCCGACTGCAAGGTCGTCGCCCAGTTCGTCAACGGCTGCGGCGCGATCGCGACGTCACCCAGCTACTGGGGTTACGGCACCGCGCCGCGGCTCTACACCGCTCAGTCGACTGCGCTGTACTACGCGGGCGGCGGGTCCATCTACTACTGGGCCTGCACGAGCAATCACGGTTAG
- the clpS gene encoding ATP-dependent Clp protease adapter ClpS, with protein MAPDETRAHEATPGGTAVAEPAVADGAADLDKPWMTVVWDDPVNLMRYVTFVFQKIFGYSESRANELMMQVHTEGRAVVSSGDREKVEGDVRKLHAAGLWATMQRDS; from the coding sequence ATGGCGCCTGACGAAACTCGTGCGCACGAGGCTACCCCCGGCGGTACCGCGGTTGCCGAACCCGCGGTGGCCGACGGCGCGGCGGATCTCGACAAACCCTGGATGACCGTCGTGTGGGACGACCCCGTCAACCTGATGCGGTATGTGACCTTCGTCTTCCAGAAGATCTTCGGCTACTCGGAGTCCCGTGCCAACGAACTGATGATGCAGGTGCACACCGAGGGCAGGGCAGTGGTCTCCAGCGGCGACCGCGAGAAGGTCGAAGGTGACGTGCGTAAGCTGCACGCGGCCGGGCTGTGGGCCACCATGCAGCGGGATTCATGA
- a CDS encoding DUF2017 domain-containing protein, with amino-acid sequence MRTWKRKGRGESVRITSQLDSHEAELLASLVSSMCELLTERADTAPRDALSEVTGIRIGHSDAPDDATLGRLLPDFHRPDQDEELSAEVVNGRLNSALRSVNEPKIIDAKLGAAQVLLDTLPDGGGDLSLTVEQATAWLTALNDVRLALGAMLGISEDTPDRLPPDHPHAAHLDVYHWLTVMQDLLVEAVM; translated from the coding sequence GTGCGCACCTGGAAACGCAAGGGCCGCGGCGAGTCCGTCCGGATCACCTCTCAGCTCGACTCGCACGAGGCCGAGCTTCTCGCGTCGTTGGTCTCGTCGATGTGTGAGCTGCTCACCGAACGTGCCGACACCGCGCCGCGCGATGCGCTGTCGGAGGTCACCGGTATCCGGATCGGCCATTCCGACGCGCCGGACGACGCCACGCTCGGTCGGCTGCTGCCGGACTTCCATCGGCCGGACCAGGACGAGGAACTCTCCGCCGAGGTGGTCAACGGCCGGCTCAACTCCGCGCTGCGGAGCGTCAACGAGCCGAAGATCATCGACGCCAAACTCGGTGCGGCGCAGGTTCTCCTGGACACCCTGCCCGACGGCGGCGGTGACCTCTCGCTCACCGTCGAACAGGCGACCGCATGGCTCACCGCGCTCAACGACGTCCGCCTGGCCCTCGGGGCGATGCTGGGCATCTCCGAGGACACCCCCGACCGGTTGCCGCCCGACCATCCGCACGCTGCGCACCTCGACGTCTATCACTGGCTCACCGTGATGCAGGATCTGCTCGTCGAAGCGGTGATGTGA
- a CDS encoding PLP-dependent cysteine synthase family protein — protein sequence MARYDSLIDSVGNTPLIGLQRLSPRWDDSADGPHVRLWAKLEDRNPTGSIKDRPALRMIEQAERDGLLHAGSTILEPTSGNTGISLAMAAKLKGYQLICVMPENTSEERRSLLRMFGAKVISSPAAGGSNTAVAVAKKLASENPDWVMLYQYGNVANVAAHYEGTGPELYADLPEITHFVAGLGTTGTLMGVGRFLRERNPEIEIVAAEPRYGDEVYGLRNIDEGFIPELYDDSVLTRRFSVTGVDAVARVRELIDLEGIFAGISTGAILQAARGIGRRAMKEGVRADIGFVVPDAGWKYLSTGVYEGSLDDAEQALEGQLWA from the coding sequence GTGGCGCGCTACGACTCACTCATCGACTCGGTCGGCAACACCCCGCTGATCGGGCTCCAGCGGCTGTCCCCGCGGTGGGACGACTCGGCCGACGGACCGCACGTCCGGCTGTGGGCCAAGCTCGAGGACCGCAACCCGACCGGCTCCATCAAGGACCGTCCGGCGCTGCGCATGATCGAGCAGGCCGAACGCGACGGATTGCTGCACGCGGGTTCGACGATCCTCGAACCCACCAGTGGCAACACCGGGATCTCGCTGGCGATGGCCGCGAAACTCAAGGGCTACCAACTTATCTGCGTGATGCCGGAGAACACCTCCGAGGAACGTCGGTCGCTGTTGCGCATGTTCGGCGCGAAGGTCATCTCGTCGCCGGCCGCGGGTGGGTCGAACACCGCGGTCGCGGTGGCCAAGAAGCTGGCGTCGGAGAACCCGGACTGGGTGATGCTCTACCAGTACGGCAACGTCGCCAACGTCGCCGCCCACTACGAGGGGACCGGCCCGGAACTCTATGCCGACCTGCCGGAGATCACCCACTTCGTCGCCGGACTCGGTACCACCGGAACCCTGATGGGCGTCGGACGCTTTCTGCGCGAACGCAATCCGGAGATCGAGATCGTCGCGGCCGAACCCCGCTACGGCGACGAGGTGTACGGCCTGCGCAACATCGACGAGGGTTTCATCCCGGAGCTCTACGACGACTCGGTGCTCACCCGCCGGTTCTCGGTGACGGGTGTCGACGCGGTTGCCCGTGTGCGCGAGCTGATCGATCTCGAGGGCATCTTCGCCGGCATCTCGACCGGCGCGATCCTGCAGGCCGCGCGCGGCATCGGGCGCCGGGCGATGAAGGAGGGCGTCCGCGCCGACATCGGCTTCGTGGTGCCCGACGCGGGATGGAAGTATCTGTCGACCGGGGTCTACGAAGGTAGCCTGGACGACGCGGAGCAGGCACTAGAAGGTCAGCTCTGGGCGTGA
- a CDS encoding MoaD/ThiS family protein, giving the protein MPVTVSIPTILRTHTDGAKRVEGSGATLAALIDDLESGNPGLKERLVADGKLHRFVNIYVNDEDVRFSGGLDTSIDDGDEVTILPAVAGGC; this is encoded by the coding sequence ATGCCCGTCACCGTGTCCATCCCGACGATCCTGCGAACCCACACCGACGGCGCCAAGCGCGTCGAGGGTTCCGGGGCGACGCTCGCCGCACTGATCGACGACCTGGAGTCGGGCAACCCCGGACTCAAGGAGCGCCTCGTTGCAGACGGGAAGCTTCACCGTTTCGTGAACATCTACGTCAACGACGAGGACGTCCGGTTCTCGGGCGGCCTCGACACCTCCATCGACGACGGTGACGAGGTGACCATCCTGCCCGCGGTCGCCGGCGGCTGCTGA
- a CDS encoding Mov34/MPN/PAD-1 family protein: MLKIDQELLDAMVAHAREDHPDEACGVIAGPEGSDDPQRFIRMINAERSPTFYRFDSAEQLSVWREMDRRDEEPVVIYHSHTATEAYPSRTDISYAGEPGAHYVLVSTRDPETTEIRSYRIVDGTVTEEEIEIRS, from the coding sequence ATGCTCAAGATCGATCAGGAACTCCTCGACGCGATGGTCGCGCACGCGCGAGAGGACCATCCCGACGAGGCGTGCGGGGTGATCGCCGGGCCGGAGGGTTCCGACGACCCGCAACGGTTCATCCGGATGATCAACGCCGAGCGGTCGCCCACGTTCTACCGATTCGACTCCGCCGAACAGCTGTCCGTGTGGCGCGAGATGGACCGCCGTGACGAGGAGCCGGTGGTGATCTACCACTCGCACACCGCGACCGAGGCCTACCCGAGCCGCACCGACATCTCCTACGCCGGCGAGCCCGGCGCGCATTATGTGCTGGTGTCCACGCGCGACCCGGAGACCACCGAGATCCGTAGCTATCGCATCGTCGACGGCACGGTCACCGAAGAAGAGATCGAGATCAGGAGCTGA
- a CDS encoding ATP-dependent DNA helicase, whose protein sequence is MPNTPPVTDLLDTAVSALGGRRRDGQVAMASAVAHAIDTGEHLAVQAGTGTGKSLAYLVPAIRHAVETGRTVVVSTATIALQRQLIERDLPRLAGALAKPIGRKPTFAILKGRGNYLCLNKIHSGTADEPDTELFDPFELSRTGRDVTRLREWSSDTETGDRDDLVPGVADRAWRQVSVSARECLGAANCSYGEDCFAEQSRRRSGKVDVVVTNHALLAIDATSPANVLPEHDVVIIDEAHELVDRMTSVATDELSASSIALVSRRVGKLVDEETADALLGAGEQLGELLETAPKTQWTQLPADATSVLVMLRDRLWQTRTAIGPVRAPGAGDDGAAAARSAALTSLDDMHDTVVRVLGAFDEPDESKRRDVVWVGLDTSRRGAEPRPVLHIAPLSVGGLLRASLFANSTVILTSATLTIGGSFDALAATWGLPASGRGTDRPAADEPGADEPGPDPAASRNITASGKAVPSDSGSARWTGLDAGSPFDYPKSSILYLARHLPRPDRSGIAPKTMDEIAQLVDAAGGRTLGLFSSMRAAREAAEAIRERCEYPVLCQGDDTTSTLVRRFAEDPETCLFGTLSLWQGVDVPGPSLSLVIIDRIPFPRPDDPLLTARQRAVDARGGNGFLSVAANHAALLLAQGAGRLLRSVDDRGVVAVLDSRLATAGYGGYLLASLPPMWRTTDPAVVRSALSRLAAAPRPVG, encoded by the coding sequence ATGCCCAACACTCCCCCGGTGACCGATCTGCTCGACACCGCGGTCTCCGCGCTCGGCGGTCGTCGCCGTGACGGTCAGGTCGCCATGGCCTCGGCCGTCGCCCACGCCATCGACACCGGCGAACATCTCGCCGTGCAGGCCGGGACCGGCACCGGAAAGTCGCTGGCCTATCTCGTGCCGGCCATCCGCCACGCCGTCGAGACCGGGCGCACCGTCGTGGTGTCGACCGCGACGATCGCGCTGCAGCGTCAGCTGATCGAGCGAGATCTCCCCCGCCTCGCCGGCGCACTGGCGAAGCCGATCGGTCGCAAACCCACTTTCGCGATCCTCAAGGGTCGCGGAAACTATCTGTGCCTGAACAAGATCCACTCGGGGACCGCCGACGAGCCGGACACCGAGCTGTTCGATCCGTTCGAGCTGTCCCGCACCGGCCGCGATGTCACTCGGCTGCGCGAGTGGAGCAGCGACACCGAGACGGGCGACCGCGACGATCTCGTCCCCGGTGTCGCCGACCGCGCCTGGCGACAGGTCAGCGTGTCCGCGCGCGAATGCCTCGGCGCCGCCAACTGTTCCTACGGCGAGGACTGTTTCGCCGAACAGTCCCGTCGCCGGTCCGGCAAGGTCGACGTGGTGGTCACCAACCACGCGCTGCTGGCGATCGACGCGACGAGTCCCGCCAACGTGCTCCCCGAACACGATGTGGTGATCATCGACGAGGCTCACGAGCTCGTCGACCGGATGACCTCGGTGGCGACCGACGAACTGTCGGCGTCCTCGATCGCGCTCGTCTCCCGGCGCGTCGGCAAACTCGTCGACGAGGAGACCGCCGACGCCCTCCTCGGCGCCGGTGAGCAACTCGGCGAACTCCTCGAGACCGCCCCCAAGACCCAGTGGACGCAGCTGCCCGCCGACGCCACGAGCGTTCTGGTGATGTTGCGCGACCGGCTGTGGCAGACCCGGACCGCGATCGGCCCGGTGCGCGCGCCCGGCGCCGGCGACGACGGTGCGGCCGCCGCCCGGTCGGCCGCCCTCACCTCGCTCGACGACATGCACGACACCGTCGTCCGCGTCCTCGGGGCCTTCGACGAACCCGACGAGTCCAAGCGCCGTGACGTGGTGTGGGTCGGTCTCGACACCTCACGACGCGGCGCCGAGCCCCGCCCGGTGCTGCACATCGCACCGCTGTCGGTCGGCGGACTGCTCCGGGCATCGCTGTTCGCCAATTCGACGGTCATCCTGACCTCCGCGACGCTGACGATCGGCGGCTCCTTCGACGCCCTCGCCGCCACCTGGGGCCTGCCCGCCTCGGGTCGCGGCACCGACCGGCCCGCCGCCGACGAGCCCGGAGCCGATGAACCGGGTCCCGACCCGGCGGCCTCGCGCAACATCACGGCCAGCGGCAAGGCGGTGCCGTCGGATTCGGGTTCGGCGCGCTGGACGGGCCTCGACGCCGGCTCTCCGTTCGACTACCCGAAGTCGTCCATCCTCTACCTCGCGCGGCACCTGCCGCGGCCCGACCGCTCGGGTATCGCACCGAAGACGATGGACGAGATCGCCCAGCTCGTCGATGCCGCCGGTGGACGCACCCTGGGGCTCTTCTCGTCGATGCGGGCCGCGCGCGAAGCCGCCGAGGCGATCCGGGAACGCTGCGAGTACCCCGTGTTGTGTCAGGGCGACGACACCACCTCGACCCTGGTCAGACGCTTCGCCGAGGATCCCGAGACATGCCTGTTCGGCACCCTGTCCCTGTGGCAGGGCGTCGACGTGCCCGGGCCGTCGCTGAGCCTGGTCATCATCGACCGGATCCCGTTCCCCCGGCCCGACGACCCGCTGCTGACCGCGCGGCAGCGTGCGGTCGACGCCCGGGGCGGCAACGGTTTCCTGTCCGTGGCGGCCAACCACGCCGCGCTGCTGCTCGCCCAGGGCGCCGGTCGCTTGCTGCGATCGGTCGACGACCGCGGCGTCGTCGCGGTGCTCGACTCCCGACTGGCGACGGCCGGATACGGGGGCTACCTGCTCGCCTCGCTGCCGCCGATGTGGCGGACCACCGACCCCGCAGTGGTCAGGTCCGCCCTCAGCCGACTCGCCGCCGCACCGCGTCCGGTGGGCTGA
- a CDS encoding rhomboid family intramembrane serine protease — translation MTSYTPPVGQEQPRRSRPLWLRSLITTACIVAALFVIELIDAATRYDLDQNGIEPRQVDGLDGILWAPMLHADWEHLLANLMPGAVLCFLVLMTRRFLVVTGIIWVISGVGVWLFAAPYSVTVGASGIIFGWLTFLIVRGLFNRDLWQILGGVVLFLIYGSILWGVLPTNPIVSWQAHLFGAIAGVLAAWFLASRDRKQKQPTATPGVAS, via the coding sequence ATGACGTCGTACACCCCACCGGTAGGGCAGGAGCAGCCGCGGCGCTCCCGTCCGCTCTGGTTGCGCTCGCTGATCACCACCGCGTGCATCGTCGCGGCGCTGTTCGTCATCGAGCTGATCGACGCGGCCACCCGATACGACCTCGACCAGAACGGCATCGAGCCGCGACAGGTCGACGGACTCGACGGCATCCTCTGGGCGCCGATGCTGCACGCCGACTGGGAGCACCTGCTCGCCAACCTGATGCCCGGGGCGGTGCTCTGCTTCCTGGTCCTGATGACCCGGCGTTTCCTCGTCGTCACCGGGATCATCTGGGTGATCTCCGGGGTGGGAGTTTGGCTCTTCGCCGCGCCCTATTCGGTCACGGTGGGCGCGTCGGGCATCATCTTCGGCTGGCTCACCTTCCTCATCGTCCGCGGTCTGTTCAACCGTGACCTGTGGCAGATCCTCGGTGGCGTAGTGCTTTTCCTGATCTATGGGTCGATCCTCTGGGGTGTGCTGCCGACGAATCCGATCGTCTCCTGGCAGGCGCATCTGTTCGGCGCGATCGCCGGCGTGCTGGCCGCCTGGTTCCTCGCCTCGCGTGACCGCAAGCAGAAGCAGCCCACCGCGACCCCGGGGGTGGCGTCATAG
- a CDS encoding LppX_LprAFG lipoprotein, with product MATIALSCAAAASIALTGCSTESGSQTATGTSAASTETGSTTVIDDPAAQVEAAAANTADLDGAHLDLSVKGSVPNLNAKKVTAHLVTTPADAAKGEATVVFGAEDPDEVEAPFVYVDGVLYADIAGDGYLSYGDGTSIYDVSVFLDPDKGLAHVLTELTDPTAIGSERIDGVETTKISGTVPAGALAALTGARQVVGPQDAPVPTTVWLTTGTNQLARLVFAPNPADENATITVDLGNWNETVDIEKPAVINTPSVAPSGTPAPGQPTREPSGG from the coding sequence GTGGCCACGATCGCGCTGTCGTGCGCGGCCGCCGCCTCGATCGCACTCACCGGATGTTCGACGGAGTCCGGGTCGCAGACCGCGACCGGCACCTCGGCCGCTTCCACCGAGACCGGGTCCACCACGGTCATCGACGACCCGGCGGCACAGGTCGAGGCCGCGGCGGCCAACACCGCGGACCTCGATGGTGCGCACCTCGACCTGTCCGTCAAGGGTTCGGTGCCCAACCTGAACGCCAAGAAGGTCACCGCACATCTCGTGACCACGCCCGCCGACGCCGCGAAGGGCGAGGCCACCGTGGTCTTCGGCGCCGAGGACCCCGACGAGGTCGAGGCGCCCTTCGTCTACGTGGACGGGGTGCTCTACGCCGACATCGCCGGCGACGGCTACCTCAGCTACGGCGACGGCACGTCGATCTACGACGTCTCGGTGTTCCTCGATCCGGACAAGGGCCTCGCGCATGTCCTGACCGAACTGACCGATCCCACCGCGATCGGCAGCGAGCGAATCGACGGTGTCGAGACCACGAAGATCAGCGGCACCGTCCCTGCCGGTGCGCTCGCCGCACTCACAGGCGCTCGCCAGGTCGTCGGACCGCAGGACGCGCCGGTGCCGACCACCGTCTGGCTGACCACCGGCACCAACCAGCTCGCCCGGCTCGTCTTCGCCCCGAACCCCGCGGACGAGAACGCCACGATCACGGTCGACCTCGGCAACTGGAACGAGACGGTCGACATCGAGAAGCCCGCGGTGATCAACACCCCGTCGGTCGCCCCGTCCGGGACGCCCGCGCCCGGTCAGCCGACCCGCGAACCGTCGGGAGGTTAG
- a CDS encoding isochorismatase family protein produces MSSERSDGTKQADALVVVDVQNDFCEGGSLAVNGGAAVARAITKILGEYRTVVTTRDHHIDPGEHFSDSPDYVDTWPPHCVVGTDGVGFHPEFDSAAAQEIFSKGEYSAAYSGFEGTTDDGVTLEQWLRDHKISSVDIAGLTTDHCVLATALDAVAAGFTTRVLLNFTAGVGAETTTAALAGMRKAGVELVGDLLYDGSHGTG; encoded by the coding sequence ATGAGCAGCGAACGCAGCGACGGCACCAAGCAGGCCGACGCGTTGGTCGTCGTCGACGTCCAGAACGATTTCTGTGAGGGCGGTTCACTCGCCGTCAACGGCGGTGCGGCCGTGGCCCGGGCGATCACCAAGATCCTCGGCGAGTACCGCACGGTCGTCACGACGCGCGATCACCACATCGATCCGGGCGAGCATTTCTCCGATTCGCCCGACTATGTCGACACCTGGCCACCGCATTGCGTGGTCGGTACCGACGGGGTCGGCTTCCATCCCGAATTCGATTCCGCCGCAGCGCAAGAGATCTTCTCGAAGGGAGAGTACAGCGCCGCCTACTCCGGCTTCGAGGGCACCACCGACGACGGTGTGACCCTCGAGCAGTGGCTGCGCGACCACAAGATCTCGTCCGTCGACATCGCGGGCCTGACCACCGACCACTGCGTCCTCGCCACCGCACTCGACGCGGTGGCGGCCGGTTTCACCACGCGGGTGCTGCTCAACTTCACCGCGGGCGTGGGCGCGGAGACCACCACCGCCGCGCTGGCCGGCATGCGGAAGGCCGGGGTCGAACTCGTGGGAGACCTGCTCTACGACGGTTCGCACGGCACGGGTTAG
- a CDS encoding P1 family peptidase produces the protein MTTIGRPARPGDRITDVVGITVGHSHRVDADAKVAGTADAPDGHGWATGTTVVRISGPGAIAAVDVRGGGPGTRETDLLDPSNTVQTAHAIVLSGGSAYGLAAADGAMRALEADGVGLPLDTRGHVVPIVPAAVIFDLPVGAWDHRPDADFGADAVRAADTDFAVGSVGAGAGARAGALKGGVGSASVRIETGPAAGVTVGALMVANPVGAVIDPRTGLPWDLGEDELRRLGLTRPEAADIARLADLADKHTVLNTTIGVVATDAALDAAMTRRIAMAGHDGLGRAIRPAHSPLDGDTIFAVSTGAVRPESTDPATASPAGMHADAAVIAEVCRCAADVVQRAIVDAVLAAESVASIPTYAQAAPSAFVR, from the coding sequence GTGACCACCATCGGACGACCCGCCCGCCCGGGCGACCGCATCACCGACGTCGTCGGGATCACCGTCGGACACAGTCACCGCGTCGACGCCGACGCGAAGGTCGCCGGCACCGCCGACGCGCCCGACGGTCACGGCTGGGCGACCGGGACGACGGTCGTGCGGATCTCGGGACCGGGCGCGATCGCCGCGGTGGATGTGCGCGGCGGTGGACCCGGCACCCGGGAGACCGACCTCCTCGATCCGTCGAACACCGTGCAGACGGCTCACGCGATCGTCCTCAGCGGCGGCAGTGCCTACGGTCTCGCGGCCGCGGACGGCGCGATGCGGGCTCTCGAGGCGGACGGCGTCGGCCTGCCGCTCGACACCCGGGGACACGTGGTTCCCATCGTCCCCGCGGCGGTCATCTTCGACCTGCCGGTCGGGGCATGGGATCACCGGCCCGACGCCGACTTCGGTGCCGACGCGGTCCGCGCGGCCGACACCGACTTCGCGGTCGGCAGCGTGGGGGCCGGCGCCGGAGCCCGTGCCGGCGCGCTGAAAGGTGGTGTGGGCAGCGCGTCGGTGAGGATCGAGACGGGACCCGCGGCCGGCGTGACCGTCGGCGCGCTGATGGTCGCCAACCCGGTGGGCGCGGTCATCGACCCGAGGACCGGCCTCCCGTGGGATCTGGGCGAGGACGAACTCCGACGACTCGGCCTGACTCGCCCCGAGGCCGCGGATATCGCGCGTCTGGCCGACCTCGCGGACAAACACACCGTGCTCAACACGACGATCGGCGTCGTCGCGACCGATGCCGCACTCGACGCGGCGATGACCCGGCGGATCGCCATGGCCGGCCACGACGGTCTCGGCCGGGCCATCCGGCCGGCCCATTCGCCGCTCGACGGCGACACCATCTTCGCCGTCTCCACGGGCGCGGTCCGGCCGGAGTCGACCGACCCGGCGACCGCCTCCCCGGCCGGCATGCACGCCGACGCGGCGGTCATCGCCGAGGTGTGCCGATGCGCGGCCGACGTCGTCCAGCGGGCCATCGTCGACGCCGTGCTCGCCGCCGAGTCGGTGGCCTCGATCCCCACCTACGCGCAGGCCGCGCCGTCGGCGTTCGTGCGCTAA
- a CDS encoding nicotinate phosphoribosyltransferase: MSIDNTALLTDQYELTMVAAALRHPVAHRSCVFEVFARRLPDGRRYGVVAGTGRVLAELAEFRFGDEEIAVVDKFLDAETVSWLRDYRFSGDIDGYREGELYFPGSPILTVRAPFAEAVLLETLILSILNHDSAIASAAARMVSAAGSRPIIEMGSRRTHERAAVAGARAAYLAGVAATSNLEANRRFGVPSAGTAAHAFTLGFTGPDGPDEKAAFAAQVEALGVGTTLLVDTYDITRGVRNAIEVAGPELGAVRIDSGDLGVLARQVRTQLDDLGATNTKIVVSGDLDEYAIASLRAEPVDTYGVGTSLVTGSGAPTAGMVYKLVEVDGLPVAKRSSHKESRGGAKAAVRAARGSGTIVEEIVYRAGGPRPEADGGLHLLDLQIPLVRGGEPVASLPSLTDARAHLAAGLVSLPWEGLGLSHGDPAVPTRYQLG; the protein is encoded by the coding sequence GTGAGCATCGACAACACCGCGCTGCTGACCGACCAGTACGAGCTGACCATGGTCGCAGCGGCACTCCGCCACCCGGTTGCGCACCGGTCGTGTGTGTTCGAGGTGTTCGCCCGACGTCTCCCCGACGGTCGTCGATACGGCGTCGTCGCCGGTACCGGACGCGTCCTCGCCGAGCTCGCGGAGTTCCGTTTCGGCGACGAGGAGATCGCCGTCGTGGACAAGTTCCTCGACGCCGAGACCGTCTCCTGGCTGCGTGATTACCGGTTCTCCGGTGACATCGACGGCTACCGGGAGGGTGAGCTCTACTTCCCCGGATCGCCGATCCTCACCGTCCGCGCCCCCTTCGCCGAGGCCGTGCTGCTCGAGACCTTGATCCTGTCGATCCTCAACCACGACAGCGCCATCGCCTCGGCCGCCGCGCGGATGGTCAGCGCGGCCGGGTCCCGGCCGATCATCGAGATGGGCTCCCGACGCACCCACGAGCGGGCCGCGGTCGCCGGCGCCCGCGCCGCCTATCTGGCCGGCGTCGCCGCGACGTCTAACCTGGAGGCCAACCGTCGTTTCGGCGTCCCCAGCGCGGGAACCGCCGCCCACGCATTCACTCTCGGCTTCACGGGGCCGGACGGTCCCGACGAGAAGGCCGCCTTCGCCGCGCAGGTCGAGGCGCTCGGCGTCGGCACCACGCTGCTGGTCGACACCTACGACATCACCCGGGGCGTGCGCAACGCGATCGAGGTGGCCGGCCCCGAACTCGGCGCGGTGCGGATCGACTCCGGAGATCTCGGCGTGCTCGCGCGACAGGTGCGCACGCAGCTCGACGACCTCGGCGCGACGAACACCAAGATCGTCGTGTCCGGCGACCTCGACGAGTATGCGATCGCGTCGCTGCGCGCCGAACCGGTCGACACCTACGGAGTGGGGACCTCGCTGGTGACCGGCAGTGGCGCACCGACCGCGGGGATGGTCTACAAGCTCGTCGAGGTCGACGGACTGCCGGTCGCCAAACGTTCCAGCCACAAGGAGTCGCGCGGCGGGGCCAAGGCGGCTGTGCGTGCCGCACGCGGCAGTGGGACCATCGTGGAGGAGATCGTCTACCGCGCCGGCGGCCCACGACCCGAAGCCGACGGCGGTCTCCATCTGCTGGATCTGCAGATCCCGCTGGTTCGCGGCGGGGAGCCGGTGGCGTCACTGCCATCGCTGACCGACGCGCGCGCCCACCTCGCGGCGGGGCTCGTCAGTCTGCCGTGGGAGGGTCTCGGCCTCTCACACGGCGACCCGGCGGTGCCGACCCGATACCAGCTCGGCTGA